In the genome of Sulfurimonas autotrophica DSM 16294, the window GTTCTACATCGTCTGTATCTATAGTAAAAACTATTACGGAAGTTTTTTGTTTATCATCATGTTTTAGAAGCACTATTTTTGTATCAGGAACTACTTTATTAATTTCTCGCACAAGGCTTTGTACCAGTACAGTATTGTGTATATATGAGACCACATGAATCAATACTTTATTTTTCACCAACAGCTCAATTTCATTCATTATACTCGGAACTTCAGCGGATGAGCTTAGTGTAAAATTATTAATCTTTAAGGTATCGCTTTTCATACAATCTTTGCCTTTGTGCATATGCTAATATGTATAATAACATATTTTTCACTCATAAAGTAGAATTTAACCGCAGTTTTACTATACTTTATATAATATTTTATGAATGGTGGTAGTATTGAAATCTTATCAAAATCTTGTTTTACTTCAAAACCTATACCGCTTAAAAGCAATGGGTTTTGAGTACATAGAACACTTTAATGTAAACGATAAAACAAACTATGAAAAACCAAATACACTTGAAGCATTAGCGCAAAATATAGCTTCATGTCACCTGTGTGATTTAAGCAAATCAAGAACACAAAGTATGAGCGGCTACGGTAGTAAAGATGCTAAGCTTGTCATTATAGACTATAGTGTATCCCAGGCACAAGACAGTTCAAACTCATACTATGCCGGGCGGTCTGGAGAAACATTAAAAAACATGATAGAAAAGGTTTTACATTTGAGCATAGATGACATTTACTTAACGCATGCAGTAAAATGTAAACCACTTCAATCAAACAAACCTTCTCCCTCAGAATATAATTCTTGTAAAAACTATCTGTTTTCCCAGTTAGATTTCATAAAACCCAAGGTCATAGTAACCCTGGGTGAAGATGCTTACACACACATCACCGGGGACACAAACTTTGAAAATGTCAGAGGCCATGTCATAGATTACAAAGAGTATAAACTTATTCCAATTTATCATCCTCAATACCTTTTAAGAAACCCTCATCTAAAAAAAATCACGCTAAATGATTTAAAAACTATAAAGAGCTGTTTGCAGGACTGAAATACAACTGTCTACAATGATATTCTAGTCTCTTTGATGTTATACTGTTAAATAACAAAACTAAATTCTATGTTTTTTAGTTAGGTTTCTTTATAGTTGATTCCTTATTCCATTTCCAAACTCATGAGAAACATATCTTCTCCGTCAATTACTTGTACATCTATAGATTCACAATTTTGACAACAATAGTCTATTTTTTCGAGCTCACTGATATTTCCGCAATTATTACATTCAATCGTCAAAGGTTGTATATTCACAATCAATTCAGCTCCATCACAAACTGTTTTTTCCTTAAAAGTGTTAAATGCTATCTCAAGTAAGTGTGATTCTACGCCACTCATAAGTCCAATTTTTACAACAATTTTGCGAACCTTTGTAGCTTCATTCTCTGCTGCTATTGTTTCAATTTGTTCCAGTAAGGCTTGAACAACACTATACTCATGCATTTTGACTCCTTTTAGTCTCTCGGGTGTTTTTGTCGGACATATTTTATATACAAACTCATGACGCAATTTATGAAATGCACTCTCTTGATTCCAAAACTCAGGGTACATAGTTTCAAGTTCCTGTTTTTTGCAAGATTCCATAAAATCCTTGTCCATCTCAAGTTGTTCCTGCTTTTTCCAAATAAAATCTTCACTATATAAAGAAGCTGTAAAATCATGCAAATTCTTATAATAGCTATTTTCTGAAAAAACTTCATCTACCATAGCTATTTTTTTTGCATAATTAACAGATATCGGTAAAGCATCATTTAAAAGTTGTTTAGCCATTTCTTGTCCAACTCTTTTTGGTAAAGTATAGGTATGATATTCACTTCCGCTTAATCCCAGTGTTTTATAGTGTGGATTCAAAACTACACTCTCTTTTGCAACGACATAATCACATGCCAAAGCAAGAAATACACCACCTGCCCCTGCATTTTGAGCTAAAGATGCCACTGTTGCAACTTCATCCGCTTCTAAAATTGACTTTATCAAGTCATTCATAGCATTAATATTACTCCAACCGTCTTCACCCTGTTTTTTTGAATCTTCCAGAATATTAAGGTGAATACCATTAGAAAAAAAATCTAAACCGCCACAAAGTACAATAACTTCACTTTCTTCTTTTAAATATTCAAAAGCATACTTTAACCGCATACATTGCTCCGAACTCATTGCTCCGTTATGAAAATTGAAATTCAGATACGTCACTTTCCCTTTTTGTTCTACACTTATTTCATAAAAAGTATTATATGATTTATCAAAAATCAAAGGTATTCTTAACTCTTTTATGCCTGCTATTTTTTCTTTTAAAACATATGTTGCCGGCAGTTTAAAACGATGCGGTTCTTTTAAATGGCTAATCCAGACAGCTCCATCTTTTGTACCTATACATACGGCACCATCTCGTTTAGCAAGTATTTCTTTAAGATTTCCTCGCAATTTATCTTCTTTATGAACACCATACAGGTAGCATCGCACTCCACAAAGTTCATCAAGAACACCGGGAAAACTATCACTAAGGTTAATCTTATCTATAATTATGGATGTAGAGTCTTCCTGCCAGTTAATTGTTCGCATTACCGTAGTATATTTTTTATGAATAGGATTTAATAATTGTAGTATCTGCACTGGTTTAGACAAAAAAATTTCAAGAGCTTTAAGAGATGCAGATACCACTTCTTGACGATATAATGAAGCTTTATAAGTTTCTCGAACGCTAAAATCAGAGTAGGCTACAATATCTCCTCCATCATACAAAGCATTTGCCCGAAGAAGCACAACACCCCACTCTTTTGTATGACTTTTCAATGCATATTCCAAAGAATTTGGTCCCCTATCCCCAATGGGACCCGGATGAAAAATATATGTTGAATATCTTTTATAAATTTCTTCAGGTATAAAAGCTTTTAAATAAGGTGCTAAAATCAACTCAGGTTCAAATTCCAAAACCTCTTGAATCATCTGCTCTCTATGAATGCCAAATACTACATTCAATTTATGCCCGTCATCTTTTAACCTTGTATATACAGCCTGAGATAATGAATTAAACGCAGTTACAAGGAGTAAAATTTTCATATAAACCTAGCAAATTCTCGGTAACAATTCACCTGTCGGTGTATCTAAAAATCTTTTTGTACCATAAGAGCTTAATAAAACTACTTTACCGGTATACATATCACTTACATTAGCAATTTTTACTGCATTATTTGAATTTTCAAATTCATGTAATACATTGAGGGCTTTGTCTTCATCCTCTTTTTTTATCGCTAAAACAAAAGTTCCTTCATTTGCAAGATTTACCGCTTCAAAACCGAGCATTTCACAAATGCCCCTAACTTCTTCTGATACAGGGAGAGCATCTTCTTGGACCTCTATACATATTTTTGATTGTTTAGCCCATTCGTTAAGTACGGCACTGACACCGCCTCTTGTAGCATCACGCAATGCAGTAATATTTACCCCAGCTTCTATAAGAGCCTGCACTTGATGTGTCAGCGAAGCACAATCACTCTTTAGCTCTGATGTCAGTTCGATGCCTTCACGTGCTGCAAAAATAGTAGCACCGTGACGACCTACATCCCGGCTGACCAAGATGACATCATCTTTGCTGATATTGTTTGAACTTATATCTTTTTTTTTAATTTCTCCAATACCGGTAGTATTTATAAAAATTTTATCGACACTGCCACGAGGAACTACCTTGGTATCTCCGCCTACAACAACAGCACCATTATCTTCAAGCTCTTTTTTCATACTGCGAACAATTTTTTCAAGTTCTCTAGTAGAAAACCCTTCTTCTATAATAACGCTACATGTAAGGTACTTCGGTTGTGCACCCATCATGGCCAAATCATTGCATGTACCGCAAATAGCAAGTTTTCCTATGTCTCCACCGGGGAAAAATAGAGGACTTACAGTAAAACTGTCTGTGCTAAATGCGAGCTTTCCGTTATGTATAACGGCTGCATCTTCGCTTTTTTCTAAAATTTCATTTTTAAAAGCTTTATAAAAAATTTTGGTAATAAGTTCATTATTCTCTTCTCCACCGTTTCCCATAGCTAAAGTTACTTGTTTATTCATAATAAATTCCCATATTTATAATAAGCAGCACAGGCACCTTCACTACTTACCATACATGAACCAAGCGGAGTTGATGGTTTACATGCTGTACCAAAAATTGTACACTCATGCGGTTTTGCCATTCCGCGCAAGATATCACCACATATACAAAGCTTATGATCTTCTATCTCTTCACGCGGTAAAATATCTGCATATATCTTTTCAGCATCTATTTCAGAGAACTCAAAACGAAGTTTGTACCCACTGTCAGGCACATTACCAAGTCCACGCCACTTAAAGAGTGAGGCTTTTTCAAAGTATTTCCCTATCAATGCCTGTGCTTTTAAGTTTCCATCATGTGAAACAAGTCGTTTATATTCAACTTCTAATTCACATCTGCCCTCATTAAACTGGCAAACAATCATAAGAATAGCTTCCATAATATCCACAGGTTCAAAACCGGCAACAACTACTGGCCGATGATACTCTTTTGGAAATTTTTCATAAATTTTACTTCCGGTAATAACACTTACATGTGATGGACCCAAAAAAGCATCAATTGCGTTATTATAACTGTCTACATGTTCATCTCTACTATCAATAAGTTCAACCATCACTTCGGGTACTGTTACATGATTAATATGAAAAAATATATTTTTAATACCGCGTTTTAAAACAATATCTATAAAAGATGTTGTCATAGGTGTAGTAGTTTCAAATCCTATTGCAAAAAATATTATTTTTTTATCCGGATTTTCCTCTGCAATTTTAAGAGTATCTAATGGTGAGTAAACAAAACGAACATCAGCACCTTTAGCTCTGGCATCCTGTAAGCTTCCTTTACTGCCTGGGACTTTAATCATATCTCCCAGTGTTACAAGTATTGTATCCTCTTGTTGGGCCAAAATATATGCATGATCAATTCTCTCTTTTGGCATAATACAAACAGGACATCCAGGGCCATGTATAAAGTTAATATTTTGTGGTAATAGCTGAAGAAGACCAAATTTCATAATGGAGTGAGTGTGACCTCCGCAAACTTCCATGATATTTATAGGACGAGGCAGTTGTTTGGCCTCTGTATTAATGAGTTTTGCAAAACCTTGGATTACTTCTGGATTACGAAACCCCTCATATAAGTCTTTTAGCTGTAATTCATTCATTATGCACCTCTATTTGAGCAAATATCATCCTCTTCTTCATTAAGTTTTTCAAGAATTTCATTATATACTTTTAGAGACTCTAGAGCATCTTCTTCATCGATCTTGTTCATAATAAATCCGATATGAAGTAAGACATAATCACCGATCTCAACAGCACCCTCTTCCATAAGTTCCAAACCAGCTTCACGCTTTACGCCCATTGTATCAACAATTGCAATATTTCTCTCTAAATCCAGTTCCACCACTTTGCTCGGTATAGAAAGACACATTTTGCCTAACTCCTCATCTTTCTTTTGAATTCTATCCAATCAATAACTTGTTGGATTGAACTTTTATCTTTGATGTTTATTTCAAGTATATCTACGCCCGGTTTTATTTTACGAGCCTCTTTTTTCTCATGTTTTAAATCATAATCAAAATATGGAAGTAAATCTGTCTTTGTTATCAAAACTAAGTCGGCCTGACGAAACATTACCGGGTACTTTTCTATCTTATCACTTCCTTCAGGGACAGAAACCAGTACTATATTTAAATGACTGCCAACATCGTAACTTGCAGGGCATACAAGGTTGCCTACATTTTCAATGAAACATACATCGATCTCATCCAAAGGCATATCATGTAGACCTTTGTGCACCATAAATGCATCTAAATGGCACGCCGAACCCGTCTGTATTTGGTATGCGGGAATTCCCTTAGATTTAATTCTGTCTGCATCCCTGGAAGTTTCCAAATCTCCTTCAATAACACCAAATTTAAAACCTGCCATCTCTGCCATATTTTCCAAAAGTGTTGTCTTGCCGCTGCCAGGACTACTCATAAGGTTAATACTCAAAACATTATGATTGTCCAAATGTGCACGATTATGTACTGCTTCTTGATTATTCTTGTCCAATATTTTTGTAATCACATTTATTGTTTTTGTATCATTTAACTGAGGATTATGATGCAGCGTTTCATGTGCTGCCTGATGTTGATGAGAATGATGATGTTCATGGTCGTGATGATCAGTTCCTAAAGTTGTTCCTGCTATACTGCATCCACAATCTGCACACATATATTTTTCCTTACTTATAAATTTTTACGCTAAAAGCATATCTGTTCCAACAAGAACAGAGACTAATCCTGCTGTTACAAAAACTCGTCTTACATTTGTTTTATTTGTTAAAAACTCTTTATTTATATAGAGTATAACACCACCAAAGCCAACAAAGACTAAACTAACCCCCGCAACAAAAGCTAATACCATACTAAAATCTATTGCCTCACCATGTAGCATTCCAAGAGTAACTAGCATACCCCGCACACCGCCCATACCCATTAACGCACCTATAGTCCACGCAGAAGTAGTAGCCACAGAGGTATCGTGCGAGTGCTCTTTTCCGAAATAGATGTGAATATGTTCCTTACCTTCGTGGATATGTTTATTAAGATGAATCTTGTCTGTAAATACCATATAAAGCAGATAAATCCCCATTGCAATAATAACAGCCGATGAGATTACATCACCATAAGCAGTCGCACTCTCTGGCAAATGGTATATCTCTAAAAGCTTCGCAAATATAAAAAGCGTCATACCGTGTCCAAAAGCAAAGGCCAAAATAATTAGCATTGTTTTTTTTATAGACTTTCCAATGGAAAAATCTGTAATTGCCGTTAGATGATCCGATCCAAATGCATGAAGAATTCCATACCAAAAAATTATCATATAACCCAATTCCATTACAATCCTTTTAAAAAATTTTCTATTATATTAAGAAAAAGA includes:
- a CDS encoding uracil-DNA glycosylase → MVVLKSYQNLVLLQNLYRLKAMGFEYIEHFNVNDKTNYEKPNTLEALAQNIASCHLCDLSKSRTQSMSGYGSKDAKLVIIDYSVSQAQDSSNSYYAGRSGETLKNMIEKVLHLSIDDIYLTHAVKCKPLQSNKPSPSEYNSCKNYLFSQLDFIKPKVIVTLGEDAYTHITGDTNFENVRGHVIDYKEYKLIPIYHPQYLLRNPHLKKITLNDLKTIKSCLQD
- a CDS encoding hydrogenase/urease maturation nickel metallochaperone HypA, producing MKILLLVTAFNSLSQAVYTRLKDDGHKLNVVFGIHREQMIQEVLEFEPELILAPYLKAFIPEEIYKRYSTYIFHPGPIGDRGPNSLEYALKSHTKEWGVVLLRANALYDGGDIVAYSDFSVRETYKASLYRQEVVSASLKALEIFLSKPVQILQLLNPIHKKYTTVMRTINWQEDSTSIIIDKINLSDSFPGVLDELCGVRCYLYGVHKEDKLRGNLKEILAKRDGAVCIGTKDGAVWISHLKEPHRFKLPATYVLKEKIAGIKELRIPLIFDKSYNTFYEISVEQKGKVTYLNFNFHNGAMSSEQCMRLKYAFEYLKEESEVIVLCGGLDFFSNGIHLNILEDSKKQGEDGWSNINAMNDLIKSILEADEVATVASLAQNAGAGGVFLALACDYVVAKESVVLNPHYKTLGLSGSEYHTYTLPKRVGQEMAKQLLNDALPISVNYAKKIAMVDEVFSENSYYKNLHDFTASLYSEDFIWKKQEQLEMDKDFMESCKKQELETMYPEFWNQESAFHKLRHEFVYKICPTKTPERLKGVKMHEYSVVQALLEQIETIAAENEATKVRKIVVKIGLMSGVESHLLEIAFNTFKEKTVCDGAELIVNIQPLTIECNNCGNISELEKIDYCCQNCESIDVQVIDGEDMFLMSLEME
- the hypE gene encoding hydrogenase expression/formation protein HypE, whose amino-acid sequence is MNKQVTLAMGNGGEENNELITKIFYKAFKNEILEKSEDAAVIHNGKLAFSTDSFTVSPLFFPGGDIGKLAICGTCNDLAMMGAQPKYLTCSVIIEEGFSTRELEKIVRSMKKELEDNGAVVVGGDTKVVPRGSVDKIFINTTGIGEIKKKDISSNNISKDDVILVSRDVGRHGATIFAAREGIELTSELKSDCASLTHQVQALIEAGVNITALRDATRGGVSAVLNEWAKQSKICIEVQEDALPVSEEVRGICEMLGFEAVNLANEGTFVLAIKKEDEDKALNVLHEFENSNNAVKIANVSDMYTGKVVLLSSYGTKRFLDTPTGELLPRIC
- the hypD gene encoding hydrogenase formation protein HypD, with amino-acid sequence MNELQLKDLYEGFRNPEVIQGFAKLINTEAKQLPRPINIMEVCGGHTHSIMKFGLLQLLPQNINFIHGPGCPVCIMPKERIDHAYILAQQEDTILVTLGDMIKVPGSKGSLQDARAKGADVRFVYSPLDTLKIAEENPDKKIIFFAIGFETTTPMTTSFIDIVLKRGIKNIFFHINHVTVPEVMVELIDSRDEHVDSYNNAIDAFLGPSHVSVITGSKIYEKFPKEYHRPVVVAGFEPVDIMEAILMIVCQFNEGRCELEVEYKRLVSHDGNLKAQALIGKYFEKASLFKWRGLGNVPDSGYKLRFEFSEIDAEKIYADILPREEIEDHKLCICGDILRGMAKPHECTIFGTACKPSTPLGSCMVSSEGACAAYYKYGNLL
- a CDS encoding HypC/HybG/HupF family hydrogenase formation chaperone — translated: MCLSIPSKVVELDLERNIAIVDTMGVKREAGLELMEEGAVEIGDYVLLHIGFIMNKIDEEDALESLKVYNEILEKLNEEEDDICSNRGA
- the hypB gene encoding hydrogenase nickel incorporation protein HypB, with protein sequence MCADCGCSIAGTTLGTDHHDHEHHHSHQHQAAHETLHHNPQLNDTKTINVITKILDKNNQEAVHNRAHLDNHNVLSINLMSSPGSGKTTLLENMAEMAGFKFGVIEGDLETSRDADRIKSKGIPAYQIQTGSACHLDAFMVHKGLHDMPLDEIDVCFIENVGNLVCPASYDVGSHLNIVLVSVPEGSDKIEKYPVMFRQADLVLITKTDLLPYFDYDLKHEKKEARKIKPGVDILEINIKDKSSIQQVIDWIEFKRKMRS